A genome region from Actinomycetota bacterium includes the following:
- the gyrB gene encoding DNA topoisomerase (ATP-hydrolyzing) subunit B: MAKAVEEQYGSQHIKVLEGLQAVRKRPGMYIGSTGPRGLHHLVYEVVDNSIDEALAGRCSKIVAVVNADNSVTVTDDGAGIPVAPIPGRKDRRPAVEVVLTTLHAGGKFEGKGYTVSGGLHGVGVSVVNALSKRLDVEVYRDSHEWRQSYERGKPVTKLTKGKPTKKTGTKLTFWPDPVIFDELEFKTDILAQRLKELAYLTKGVQIVLRDERPTPPEEENFRFTGGIADFVKALNTGRETLNRVIYFEQAEEGREVDIAMQWNTGYTDSINTFANTINTHEGGTHEEGFKKAVTNVVNRYARAKILLKEKEENLQGEDIREGLTGIVSVKLRDPQFEGQTKTKLGNTEIRAFVEKAVNARLAEWFEEHPTEGRRIVAKGIQAARARLAAKKARDIARKSAFDAGGLPGKLADCSSTDNNSTEVFIVEGDSAGGSAKQARNREFQAILPIRGKILNVEKARLHKILENAEIQALISAVGTGIGDDADIEKRRYGKVIMLTDADVDGAHIRTLLLTFFFRHMRTVVEQGYMYIAQPPLYSIRFGANEVHYVFSDKERDAILKANNGKKAQIGRFKGLGEMPAEELWQTTMNPETRNLLQVTLEDAALADQIFVTLMGEDVEGRREFIQKNAKDAFVDI; this comes from the coding sequence TTGGCGAAAGCGGTCGAAGAGCAATACGGCAGCCAGCACATCAAGGTCCTCGAAGGGCTGCAGGCCGTCCGAAAGCGTCCCGGGATGTACATCGGGTCCACGGGGCCGCGAGGTCTGCATCACCTCGTCTATGAGGTCGTCGACAACTCGATCGACGAGGCCCTCGCCGGGCGCTGCTCCAAGATCGTGGCCGTGGTCAATGCAGACAACAGTGTGACGGTCACCGACGACGGCGCCGGCATCCCGGTCGCGCCGATCCCGGGTCGTAAGGATCGCCGGCCCGCGGTCGAGGTGGTCCTCACTACTCTGCACGCCGGTGGGAAGTTCGAGGGCAAAGGCTACACCGTGTCCGGTGGATTGCACGGCGTCGGCGTTTCTGTCGTCAACGCGCTCTCGAAGCGACTGGATGTCGAGGTGTATCGCGACAGCCACGAGTGGCGTCAGTCGTACGAGCGCGGCAAGCCGGTCACGAAGCTCACCAAGGGCAAGCCCACAAAGAAGACGGGAACGAAGCTCACCTTCTGGCCCGACCCAGTCATCTTCGACGAACTCGAGTTCAAGACCGACATCCTCGCTCAGCGGCTGAAGGAGCTCGCGTACTTGACGAAGGGCGTGCAGATCGTCCTTCGCGACGAGCGCCCGACCCCGCCGGAAGAAGAGAACTTCCGCTTCACCGGCGGCATCGCCGACTTCGTCAAGGCGCTCAACACCGGCCGCGAGACCCTCAACCGCGTCATCTACTTCGAGCAGGCGGAGGAGGGGCGCGAGGTCGACATCGCGATGCAGTGGAACACCGGCTACACCGATTCCATCAACACATTCGCGAACACGATCAACACGCACGAGGGCGGCACCCACGAGGAGGGCTTCAAGAAGGCCGTCACCAACGTGGTGAACCGCTACGCGCGCGCGAAGATCCTTCTGAAGGAGAAGGAAGAGAACCTTCAGGGCGAGGACATCCGCGAAGGGCTCACCGGCATCGTGTCGGTGAAGCTTCGCGACCCCCAGTTCGAAGGTCAGACCAAGACGAAGCTCGGGAACACAGAGATCCGCGCGTTCGTCGAGAAGGCGGTCAACGCGCGGCTCGCGGAGTGGTTCGAGGAGCACCCCACTGAAGGGCGTCGGATCGTCGCGAAGGGCATACAGGCGGCGCGCGCGCGACTGGCGGCGAAGAAGGCACGCGACATCGCGCGCAAGAGCGCGTTCGACGCCGGCGGCCTTCCGGGCAAACTCGCCGACTGCTCGTCGACCGATAACAACTCGACCGAGGTGTTCATCGTCGAGGGGGACTCGGCCGGCGGCAGCGCCAAGCAGGCGCGCAACCGGGAGTTCCAGGCGATCCTGCCGATCCGCGGCAAGATCCTGAACGTGGAGAAGGCGCGGCTCCACAAGATCCTCGAGAACGCGGAGATCCAGGCGCTCATCAGCGCGGTGGGGACCGGGATCGGGGACGACGCCGACATCGAGAAGCGTCGCTACGGCAAGGTCATCATGTTGACCGACGCCGACGTGGACGGCGCCCACATCCGCACGCTGCTGCTGACCTTCTTCTTCCGGCACATGCGCACGGTCGTCGAGCAGGGCTACATGTATATCGCGCAGCCGCCCCTGTATTCGATCCGGTTCGGTGCGAACGAGGTCCACTACGTGTTCAGCGACAAGGAACGCGATGCGATACTCAAGGCGAACAACGGCAAGAAGGCACAGATCGGCCGGTTCAAAGGCCTCGGCGAGATGCCGGCCGAGGAACTGTGGCAGACCACGATGAACCCCGAAACGCGCAACCTCTTGCAAGTAACGCTCGAGGACGCGGCGCTCGCCGACCAGATCTTCGTGACGCTGATGGGCGAGGACGTCGAGGGCCGCCGCGAGTTCATCCAGAAGAACGCCAAGGACGCATTCGTCGACATCTGA